The sequence TTTGCCCGTAAGCGGGCTGTCAGGAATCATTGTACTATGGCGCTTTACTCTATGAAAAGGCCGTTTCGCAAAAAGGAGAAATCCGGAGCATTCTCATATTTTCCGAAGAGAATCATTGGCATGTAACGGGACGCGCCGGCGATGTCTCAAACTTGCAAGAAAATAAACAACCGGGAAGACCAGCAGCAAGCATCCGGCAGCAATCATTCCGCTTACCTGCCCGTAATGATAGGCCGCGGTCCCGAACCATGACCCGAAGGAGCCTCCGAGATAATATCCGACCATATAGAGCGAATTCAGTCGGCTGTGATGCCCTGGATTCAGGCGGCTGATGCGTCCTTGGTTCAAAGTCATGTTCATGCGGGAGCCTACATCTAGCACAAAAGTAACGGCTACGAGCACTGACAGATGATACCAGCCCATGCCTAACAATGCAAAGGAGAACATCATCGTCAGCAGCGCAGCCACATTCCATCCGCGTGCATGAATGCCGTCCGACAGCCGTCCCGCGAAGCCCGCCGCCAAGGCGCCGGCGATCCCGATGACCCCGAAGGTTCCGGCGACCCCGTTCCCGAAATGATAAGGTGCGCCATCCAGAATAAATGACAGGGGAACCCAAAAGACATTAAAGGCGGCAAAAGCGGCCGCGCCGAAAAAAACCGTCTCTCTTAATACCGGCTCCTCCCTTAGCAGGGGAATCATCGACCGCATAATTTTGCTGTAAGATTCTTGCTTCTTGGCCGAATCCTCCGGCAGTTTCACGAACACATAACCGGCAAACAGCAATAAAATACCTGCCGCAAGCCAGTGCACAGTCCGCCAATCGAATATCTGTCCGATCCACCCGCCGGCAACACGGCCTACGAGCACACCGAGAAAGACGCCGGTCAACAGTCTGCCTGTGACCATCCCCTTTTTTTCCGAATCCATGTTGGAAGAAACGTACGGGATAATGAGCTGCGCCGCAACTGTGCTGAGTCCAAGACCCAAACCGGCAGCAAGCAGAAGGCTGAACGAAGGCGCGATTGTCATAACGGCAAGCCAAAAAGCCGACAAAAGCAGACTGGCAACAATCAGCTTGCGTCTGTCAAACCGGTCTCCAAGCGGAACGATAAATAATAAGCCGAGCGTGTAGCCTACCTGCATCATTGTAAACAGCAAGCCGGATGCATTTTGAGGCACATGATAACTCTTGGCGATATCCGATAGCAGAACCTGATCATAATACAGATTGGCAACAGCCAGCGCGCACACTACGGTAAGCAGCCATTGCAGAGTGACGGGGAAAACTTTAAGCTTAGCAGCGGATTCCATGACGAATCATCCTCTCTTCTTAATACGATACAGTGTATAATCATCGCTGTAAGGCATGAAGAGACGCATGATCCTAGGATTAAGAATCCTATGCAAGAGAAAGGGGCTGGCTTCGCCGTCGTGACTCAAGACAAGCATCTGGAACTGGGACTTTTTTTAAGAAAAAAACGCGCTTCGCTTACCCCGGAGGAGGTTGGTCTGCCCCCTGGAAGCAGGCGGCGGGTAGAGGGGTTACGGCGGGAGGAAGTTGCGGAATTGGCCGGTCTAAGCAATGATTGGTACGTTCGTTTGGAGCAGGGCAGGCCCGTGCGCCCTTCCGCCGAGGTATTACTTGCATTAAGCAATGCGCTTCAGCTCAATCGAAAGGAACGGGAATATTTGTATACACTGGGGGCGCAGCGGCTGCCTGATGAAACGCCCGATTCTTTTAAGGTCAGCACCGGGATGCAGCAGTTTCTCGATTTGCAAAATCCTTATCCCGCTTATATTTCCGACCACGAGTGGAATATTATCGCCTGGAATCGGGCCGCTCAGTCGGTATTCGGAGATTACTCCGCAATGTCCAAGCTGCAGCGCAATTCAATCTGGCGCGCGTTCATGGACCCGTATATGCAAAAGCTGCTGGACAACTGGGAAGGACATGCCAAACTGCGTGTGAGCCAATTGAGAATGGCCCATAGCCAGCTGCCTGAGAATCCGGAACGGACGGAATTAATTAATAAATTGCATACGCATAGCGAAAAATTTGCGAACTGGTGGAATGAACAGACGATTGCAGGAACGCCGGAGGGCAAAAAGCTGATCCACCATCCCGTCGCCGGCGATATTCGCCTAAGTTATCTTTCCTTTCAATCCGAGGAACTGCCGAATGCGACGATTACCGTTCATCTGGCAAGCGATAAGGAATCGAAACAGCGGCTGGAGCGGCTGCAGGATCAAAGGTTAACATGACCGTCAAAGCCCTGCAAGAAGATGACTTGAATTCCTTAAACATTCAAGCTCACACAAAGCGCGCGGAACCGCTTACCCGAAATGCTCAGGACGGTGGGTCAGCATTAATTCCTCTTCGGTAATATACAGCGGAAAAGGCGGCATTTCCTTCAAATACCTCTGGCTTGCCAGCAAATGATAGTGAACTTCAGGAAGGTCCGATTCTTCAAGCAGAGGCAGCTTGCCCGTATCGCTGATATAATTGTCAACCGCCGACTGCACCATATCAAGAAAATAGGGAATCTCTTTATCCTTTTCTTCAAAGATCTCAAACGTTTCTCTCGACAAATAGAACTTCTGCTCGGACCTTCCACCCAAATAACGGGCCAGCCGGGACAAATCGATGCTTTTGTCTTCCCGCATCAACACAGTCCGATTGATATCGCCGGGCATATCCTTTTCGAATTGACGCACAGCCTGTTTGACTTGTTGTAGAGTTACGGTAACTTGGCGGGGGGCGGCTTCTTTCTTAAACTTTTTAAAAAGCATATCGAAAGACTCCTTTCTGGCTTTTCATAGATAGCGCTTACAATTCCATTTTATTCGATTCTGCAAATTTTAATCAATTCAAAATTGAACCGTCACAGAAATGTAAGATTAATAAGAACTTTATTTGACAGATTCCCATTTCGTCCACATTTCCCGGGGATTCAATTCATATTTGTCATTTTCCCTGTACATGAACTGATGCATGATGAACTCGCGGCGAATCGTGGCGCAATCGTCATGATACTGCTTGATGAAAGTGTTGATTTCTTTTTCACTGTAGACAACGCCTGGCTTCAACTGTTCGACAATATGCTGCAGGGCAATCAGCTTCTTCTTGTACTGCGCCGGAATTTGCCGCAAACGGCCGTCCTTGGCGAAGAAATTGCGGAGCACCGACTCCTTCAGCTTCTGTTCCTTGCTCTCCTCTTCCATTTCATCCGCCCCTTTATCAAAAATAAACTGCAGCGACGCCTCCCCGCCCTTCCGGATAAATTCCGGATTCAGCGTGAAATAGACGGTATTCTTCTCGCGGCGTTCCTTAATGAGCGCTGCCGCGCGCAGCTTGGCCGCATGATGCGTCACCGTCGGCTGCGACAGGTTCAGCTTCTCCGCCAGCGCCTGGCCATGCATTTCCCCATTCGACAGGAGCAGGAGCATGCGAAGGCGTGTGGGATCGGCGAGGGCTTTGTGATATCCTACGATTTTGTCCAGTTGCATCAAAGACACTCTCCTCTTAACAAAAACACATTAGATATATATCTAATTATATAGTGGACGATACTGTTAATGCAAACGGAAAATTCGTCGGCGCGCCCTGCCCTGGAAAAACCGTGCAAATTGCGGTAGGATGTAGTTTGCACGTTCCAAACGGACGAAGAATATACGAGAAAAAATAAACAGGAGGGAATCCGCTGTATGCATGATGTCATTATCATTGGCGCCGGGCCCTGCGGCCTGTCCACTGCCATTGAATGCCGCAGGCAGGGCCTGTCAACGATCATTGTGGAGAAGAACTTTATTGTCCACTCCATCTTTCTGTATCCGACCCATATGCAATTTTTCAGCACTCCGGAGCTGCTGGAAATCGGCGATGTTCCCTTTACGACGCCGAACGAGAAGCCGTTCCGCCACGAGGCGCTCGTCTACTACCGCAAGGCTGCCGAGCTATATGGACTGGAAATTGCCGCCTATGAGGAAGCGACGGGGATTGAGCGGCTGGAGGACGGAACCTTCGGCGTCGCCACAGTGAACAAGCGCGGTGAACGGAAGACACGGCGGGCGGGCTCTGTCGTCATCTCCACCGGATACTTCGACCAGCCGAACTGGATCGGCATTCCCGGCGAGGATTTGCCGAAGGTGACCCACTACTTCAGGGAGGCGCACCCATACACCGGCATGAGGGTTGCGATTATCGGCGGCAGCAATTCGGCCGTGGACGCGGCTCTTGAGCTGATTCGGGCCGGGGCCGAGGTCGATATGATCTACCGCGGAGACAGCATCTCCGGCAATATCAAGCCTTGGGTGCGCCCAATCTTTGAAAGCATGGTGCAAAAGGAAAAGATCCGGCTTCATCTTTCGTCCAGAGTTACCGAAATTAAACCGGACACGGTTGTCGTATCCTCCGGTTCCCGGGGCGAAGCTTACGCGCTGGACAATGATTTCGTTCTGGCGATGACCGGCTTCAGACCGGACCGTGCACTGATGTCCTCCATCGGCGTCTTGATGGACGACGATATGGATAAGCCCGTATTTGATCCGGCAACGATGGAGACGAACATTCCGGGCGTCTATGTGGCAGGCGTTATCGCCTCCGGCCGCAACGCCAACGAGATTTTCATAGAGACGGGACGACGGCACGGGGCGCTGATCGCGGTGCATGCGGCAGCGAAACGCCTGAATGAAGACAAGGAGCGGAACTGAAGATGGACTACACTTCCCTGCTTCTCCTGGGGCTGGCCGGACTCGGCGTCATCAGCAGCAACTCAACCGTGACTATCGCTATGGTGGCGCTGCTTCTGGTACGGCTGCTTGGCCTCCATCAAGCTTTTCCGTGGCTTGAAAAGTATGGACTGACGGTCGGTATCATCATCCTCCTGATCGGCGTTATGACCCCGCTGGCAAGCGGACGAATCTCGCTGCAAACCGTGGGGCAGGCATTTCTCCACTGGAAATCGCTGACGGCCATCGCTATAGGCATACTTGTCGCTTATCTTGGCGGCCGGGGAGCGGTCCTGATCGGCAGCCAGCCGACGATTGTCGCCGGTCTCTTGATCGGAACCGTTATCGGAGTCGCCCTCTTCAAAGGCGTTCCGGTCGGCCCGCTCATCGCCGCAGGCATCCTGTCGCTCATCATCGGAAGAATTTGAGCATGCATGCGCACAGAGGATAGATACCAGCTTGGTCAAGCGGATTCTACCTCTGTTGTCTATTCTTGGCAGTCCGTACGCAGTTCTCCCGGTAGTGCGCTTATTGACTTTTGTTCCGTACAGTGTTTTGATATTTTTAAATCCTTTCCAAGGATTATAGCAGTACCCGAACTTCAGGAGGATAATGATGTCAAGACAATTTGTGACTGAAGCCGTTATGATGGCCATTTACGGCCAACTGCTGGTACCGAACAGACCGGTAGAATATATCGTTCCGTATACTACGATACTCGAACTGTACGAGCTCCGGGATAGCGACGAGCCGCTGATGAACATTCCCGATGACGATCAGCACGTCAAGGCTAAGATCGGTGAACTAATCGCCTATTTCGAGCAGCCGCTTAACCAGAAAAAGATCCGCCGCTGTCTGAACGTTCCATGGGCTAAGAGTCCGGCCATCCTGCTCGGCGAGCGGGCACAAATAACCGTCATCAACAGTGTGGACAATGCCAGTTACGGCGAAACCTACGACCCGATCGAGACCGAGCTTTTGCTGACCTCACAGCGTGCGAAGATTCCGATCTTAACCGACCAGGTCGAGCTGATCCATCGGATTATCGACGGAGGCATCCCCGTAATGGTATACGATATCGACGATTTTGAATTCGCCATGGAAGAAGAAACCTTCCGCCGGTCCCATTGACCGCCCTCCCTCACAGCAGTCGTTAACCGCAAAAATGGAGCCCTTACCGATGGCAAGGGCTCCATTTGTTTATCACTTATTTGCGCCGGCGGCGGCTTCCGGCACTTTCTCACCGCTAGCCTCAGGGTCATACCAGTACTCGATATCATCTTCTTCCGGCGAGTGGATGATCGACAGTACGTACCCTTCCATATACCATAAATCCTGCTCCTCCATGTAAAAAACGATGCCCTCCCGGGAAGCTTGAAGTCCCGGACGTCCCGGCGGCTCCACGGCAATGCCGAGCGAAAATCCGGGATGAAGCCCGCCGCCGGAGCTGTATCTTGGGAACAGGCGGACACAGTCGCCGTCCGTTAAACCAAGCTCCCGCTTGAACCAGGAGGCGGCTTCAGGACTGACAGTAATGCTCATAAAGCTCTCAACTCCTTTGTCTATTACATTTATCATACCCTAATCCCAGGCTCTATTCCAACCACAAGCGGAATGCCGCAATCCAAACGAAAATAATTTTAATCAAAAACCTGTTTGACAATTTTGCAGGACCGGTGATAAACTCGACATGAGCGAAACGTCTTCTAATCATTACCAAATTTTTAACGAAAGGGTGATCTCGGTGTTTACATTCATGGATATTCATTACACTATTGTCGGCAGCCTTATCCAACAGAATACCGAAGCAGCCCTGCAGGTGAATCTTTCCCGGAAGCGCGCGTTCTAGCCGCTTTACTTTTCGGGAAGCCGAACATTTTACTGGCCGGTGCTGTCATGCACCGTGCGCATGATACGTTTGAGAAACCAGGCATATCGTCCGTTAACGGATGGTATGCCTTTTTTGCTCTTCACCGAACGTTAATCCCGCTTAACCTTGGGTCTTAATGCCGACACCACACCTAATCGAAAGGAAGGGATTTCATGTTTTCCGTATTAAAAGATCTCGGCTGGTTCTTCCGCCGGGAGAAAAGACGCTATACGATCGGCTTGTTCGTGCTGATCATTGCCGGCGTCATTGAACTTCTGCCTCCGCGTCTCCTGGGTAACGCCATTGACGAAATCGTACACGGTTCTATTACGGCAGGTTCGCTCATTAAGTACATTGTAATGATTCTTGCTCTGCTCCTGATCATCTACTGGATTACTTACATATGGATGCGCAGCCTGTTCGGAGGATCGAATCTGGTTGAACGCCTGCTGCGTTCCCGGTTTATGACCCATCTGCTTACGATGACGCCCTCTTTCTTCGAGCGAAACCGCACCGGAGACCTGATGGCCCGAGCCACCAATGACATCCGGGCGGTATCCGTAACCGCAGGCTTTGGGATGCTGACACTGGTCGACTCCACCGTTTTTTTCTCCGTCGTACTCCTTGCCATGGGCTTTCTGGTGAGCTGGAAGCTGACGCTGGCCGCCGTGCTGCCCCTCCCGCTGATTGCGGTGGCAATGGTGATCTACGGCAAAGCCATCCATGACCGCTATAGTCTGGCGCAGGACGCCTTCGGCGATATGAACGATCAGGTGCTGGAATCCGTATCCGGCGTGCGCGTGATCCGCGCCTATGTGCAGGAACGGTTGGATGAGAAGCGATTCGGGGAAATCACGGATGATGTATACCGTAAAAATATGGCTGTTGCGCGGGTGGACTCCTTTTTTGAACCGACCATCCGGTTCTGCGTGGGCCTGAGTTATATCATCGGTCTGACGTTTGGAATCTACCTCGTCTTCCGAAATGAGATCACGCTGGGCGACCTCGTATCGTTCAATATGTATCTTGGCATGATGGTCTGGCCGATGTTCGCCATCGGCGAGCTGATCAATATTATGCAGCGCGGCGGCGCTTCGCTCGAACGAATCGATGAGACGCTGAATTCCGTCCCGGATGTACAGGACCCGGCTCATCCGGCCAGAGTATCCGGGCCAGATGGAATTGAATTTAACAATGTGACGTTTCGCTACCCTGCGTCACCCATTGATAATTTGAGCGGTATCAATCTGTCGCTGGCCAAAGGCGAGACGCTCGGCGTTGTCGGCCGCACCGGCAGCGGCAAATCGACGCTGCTCAAGCAGCTGCTGCATGAATATCCTACCGGAACCGGCAGCATCCGCATTTCGGGTGTTCCGATTGAGGACATTGCGCTAGATCGTTTGCACAGCTGGATGGGCTATGTGCCGCAGGAACAAATTCTGTTCTCCAAAACCGTGCGCGAGAACATCCAGTTCGGACTCGAGCGCGCAAGCGACGACAAAATTCTGGAGGCGGTCTCCACCGCCGCCTTCCTCAGCGATCTGGATACGCTGGAAAGCGGACTGGATACGCTTGTCGGAGAACGCGGCGTCTCTCTTTCCGGAGGTCAGAAGCAGCGGGTATCACTCTCCCGCGCTTTTATCGCCGAGCCGGAAATCCTGATCCTCGACGACGCGCTGTCGGCGGTGGACGCCCGGACCGAAGCCCGGATTGTCGACAACATCCGGTCCCGAAGAGCCGGAAAGACGACCTTGATCTCCACCCACCGCCTGTCCGCCGTCGAGCATGCCGACCAGATCGTTGTTCTGGATGGCGGAGTGATTACCGAGCGCGGAACGCACAAGGAATTGCTGGAACTGGGCGGCTGGTACCGGGAACAATACGAACGCCAGCAGGTGGAGAATAATCTGAACTAAACCATTCACCAGGGAGGTGCCATCCATTTTGAAACAAAGTACGGGCAGACGCCTGCTGCAGTATGCGCTGCATGCGAAGACAACCTTCATCGCGGCGCTCCTCCTGCTCTCCATCGGAGTCGCAGCGGAGCTGGCGGGCCCTTTTATAGCCAGAAGCATGATTGATAACCATATGCTTGCCATTGAGAGACCTTATTTTGCAACCCATTCGCCTGGCAACGCCGTCCGGTACAATAATGAATATTTCAAGCGCGGCGACCGGTTTGAACCGGGGGAGTCCAAGGGCCGCGAGGTTCGCCTGCTCCAGATTGGACGAAGCTTCTATTTCATCAGCCAGCCCGTTGAAGCGATTAACGGGAAGCGCAGCTATGAAGACGGTCAAGTCATAATCGACCGCGGCGGCGAGAGAGTCAGCTATCCGGCCGTACAGCTTGCCACCCAAGATGTATTCGCTTTTTACAACCCGGAACTTCCCGGCATTTATAAGCTCGTCGCATTGTTCGGGCTGTTTCTGGTGATCTCGATCTTCGCCGAATTCGGCAAGACCTACTGGCTGCAATCGTCGGCCAACCAGGTCGTCCGCAAGCTGAGAACAGATGTATATGCGCATATCCAGCGGCTGCCGGTCTACTTCTTCGATAACCTGCCTGCGGGCAAGGTAGTATCCCGGGTAACCAACGATACCGAAGCAATCAAGGAGCTGTTCATTGCCGTCTTGTCGAACTTCGCCACCGGGATCATCAATATTATCGGCGTGTATACCGCCTTGTTCCTGCTGGATGTCCGGCTCGGGCTGGCCAGCCTGTTCATCGTCCCGGTCATCGTGATCTGGGTCATCCTGTACCGCAAAATCGCAACCAAATACAACACAATCATCCGCTCGCGCCTTAGCGAGATTAACGCCATTATCAACGAATCGATTCAGGGGATGCCCATTATCCGCATCTTTCGCCGCCAGAAGCAGCGGCTGGACGAATTCGAAGCGCTCAACGAAGACTACTTGAAGTACCAGAACAAAATGCTTAATCTCAATTCGCTGACCTCGCATAATCTGGTCGGTGCGCTGCGCAGTCTTTCCTTTGCGCTCGTGCTCTGGTATTTCGGCTTTGGCAGCCTTGGCGGCGGGACGATCATCTCGCTCGGCGTGCTCTACGCTTTCGTCGACGTGCTGGGACGGATGTTCCAGCCCATTATCGGAATGGTCAATCAGCTTGCAAATCTCGATACCTCAATGGTGTCGGCAGGCCGCGTCTTCAAGCTTATGGATGAGCTCGGGGAAGACGTGACTGACGGAGAAATGCCCCGGTACAAAGGGAATGTGGTGTTCGAGGATGTCTCCTTTGCCTATAAAAAAGACTTCGTCCTGCGCGACATTTCGCTCACGGCACGCTCCGGCGAGACGGTCGCCCTTGTGGGCCATACCGGCTCAGGCAAAAGCTCGATCATCAACCTGCTGTTCCGTTTCTACGATCCGCAGCGCGGCTCCATCTCCATTGACGGTCAAAAAACGACGGATATTCCGAAGCAGTGGCTGCGGAAGCATATGGGCATCGTCCTTCAGGACCCTTATCTGTTCACCGGGACGATCGCTTCCAACGTCAGCCTAGGAGATAAGAGCATTAAGAGGGAAAAAGTCGAATGGGCGCTTAGAGAAGTCGGCGCGGACCGGCTGCTGGCCCATCTGCCGCAAGGTTTCGACGAACCGGTAGTGGAAAAAGGCAGCACGCTATCGGCCGGACAGCGTCAGCTAATCTCGTTCGCCCGCG is a genomic window of Paenibacillus durus ATCC 35681 containing:
- a CDS encoding MFS transporter — translated: MESAAKLKVFPVTLQWLLTVVCALAVANLYYDQVLLSDIAKSYHVPQNASGLLFTMMQVGYTLGLLFIVPLGDRFDRRKLIVASLLLSAFWLAVMTIAPSFSLLLAAGLGLGLSTVAAQLIIPYVSSNMDSEKKGMVTGRLLTGVFLGVLVGRVAGGWIGQIFDWRTVHWLAAGILLLFAGYVFVKLPEDSAKKQESYSKIMRSMIPLLREEPVLRETVFFGAAAFAAFNVFWVPLSFILDGAPYHFGNGVAGTFGVIGIAGALAAGFAGRLSDGIHARGWNVAALLTMMFSFALLGMGWYHLSVLVAVTFVLDVGSRMNMTLNQGRISRLNPGHHSRLNSLYMVGYYLGGSFGSWFGTAAYHYGQVSGMIAAGCLLLVFPVVYFLASLRHRRRVPLHANDSLRKI
- a CDS encoding helix-turn-helix transcriptional regulator — encoded protein: MQEKGAGFAVVTQDKHLELGLFLRKKRASLTPEEVGLPPGSRRRVEGLRREEVAELAGLSNDWYVRLEQGRPVRPSAEVLLALSNALQLNRKEREYLYTLGAQRLPDETPDSFKVSTGMQQFLDLQNPYPAYISDHEWNIIAWNRAAQSVFGDYSAMSKLQRNSIWRAFMDPYMQKLLDNWEGHAKLRVSQLRMAHSQLPENPERTELINKLHTHSEKFANWWNEQTIAGTPEGKKLIHHPVAGDIRLSYLSFQSEELPNATITVHLASDKESKQRLERLQDQRLT
- a CDS encoding DUF3939 domain-containing protein, with protein sequence MLFKKFKKEAAPRQVTVTLQQVKQAVRQFEKDMPGDINRTVLMREDKSIDLSRLARYLGGRSEQKFYLSRETFEIFEEKDKEIPYFLDMVQSAVDNYISDTGKLPLLEESDLPEVHYHLLASQRYLKEMPPFPLYITEEELMLTHRPEHFG
- a CDS encoding metalloregulator ArsR/SmtB family transcription factor; amino-acid sequence: MQLDKIVGYHKALADPTRLRMLLLLSNGEMHGQALAEKLNLSQPTVTHHAAKLRAAALIKERREKNTVYFTLNPEFIRKGGEASLQFIFDKGADEMEEESKEQKLKESVLRNFFAKDGRLRQIPAQYKKKLIALQHIVEQLKPGVVYSEKEINTFIKQYHDDCATIRREFIMHQFMYRENDKYELNPREMWTKWESVK
- a CDS encoding YpdA family putative bacillithiol disulfide reductase; amino-acid sequence: MHDVIIIGAGPCGLSTAIECRRQGLSTIIVEKNFIVHSIFLYPTHMQFFSTPELLEIGDVPFTTPNEKPFRHEALVYYRKAAELYGLEIAAYEEATGIERLEDGTFGVATVNKRGERKTRRAGSVVISTGYFDQPNWIGIPGEDLPKVTHYFREAHPYTGMRVAIIGGSNSAVDAALELIRAGAEVDMIYRGDSISGNIKPWVRPIFESMVQKEKIRLHLSSRVTEIKPDTVVVSSGSRGEAYALDNDFVLAMTGFRPDRALMSSIGVLMDDDMDKPVFDPATMETNIPGVYVAGVIASGRNANEIFIETGRRHGALIAVHAAAKRLNEDKERN
- a CDS encoding DUF441 domain-containing protein — its product is MDYTSLLLLGLAGLGVISSNSTVTIAMVALLLVRLLGLHQAFPWLEKYGLTVGIIILLIGVMTPLASGRISLQTVGQAFLHWKSLTAIAIGILVAYLGGRGAVLIGSQPTIVAGLLIGTVIGVALFKGVPVGPLIAAGILSLIIGRI
- a CDS encoding HesB/YadR/YfhF family protein, which produces MSITVSPEAASWFKRELGLTDGDCVRLFPRYSSGGGLHPGFSLGIAVEPPGRPGLQASREGIVFYMEEQDLWYMEGYVLSIIHSPEEDDIEYWYDPEASGEKVPEAAAGANK
- a CDS encoding ABC transporter ATP-binding protein; this encodes MFSVLKDLGWFFRREKRRYTIGLFVLIIAGVIELLPPRLLGNAIDEIVHGSITAGSLIKYIVMILALLLIIYWITYIWMRSLFGGSNLVERLLRSRFMTHLLTMTPSFFERNRTGDLMARATNDIRAVSVTAGFGMLTLVDSTVFFSVVLLAMGFLVSWKLTLAAVLPLPLIAVAMVIYGKAIHDRYSLAQDAFGDMNDQVLESVSGVRVIRAYVQERLDEKRFGEITDDVYRKNMAVARVDSFFEPTIRFCVGLSYIIGLTFGIYLVFRNEITLGDLVSFNMYLGMMVWPMFAIGELINIMQRGGASLERIDETLNSVPDVQDPAHPARVSGPDGIEFNNVTFRYPASPIDNLSGINLSLAKGETLGVVGRTGSGKSTLLKQLLHEYPTGTGSIRISGVPIEDIALDRLHSWMGYVPQEQILFSKTVRENIQFGLERASDDKILEAVSTAAFLSDLDTLESGLDTLVGERGVSLSGGQKQRVSLSRAFIAEPEILILDDALSAVDARTEARIVDNIRSRRAGKTTLISTHRLSAVEHADQIVVLDGGVITERGTHKELLELGGWYREQYERQQVENNLN
- a CDS encoding ABC transporter ATP-binding protein codes for the protein MKQSTGRRLLQYALHAKTTFIAALLLLSIGVAAELAGPFIARSMIDNHMLAIERPYFATHSPGNAVRYNNEYFKRGDRFEPGESKGREVRLLQIGRSFYFISQPVEAINGKRSYEDGQVIIDRGGERVSYPAVQLATQDVFAFYNPELPGIYKLVALFGLFLVISIFAEFGKTYWLQSSANQVVRKLRTDVYAHIQRLPVYFFDNLPAGKVVSRVTNDTEAIKELFIAVLSNFATGIINIIGVYTALFLLDVRLGLASLFIVPVIVIWVILYRKIATKYNTIIRSRLSEINAIINESIQGMPIIRIFRRQKQRLDEFEALNEDYLKYQNKMLNLNSLTSHNLVGALRSLSFALVLWYFGFGSLGGGTIISLGVLYAFVDVLGRMFQPIIGMVNQLANLDTSMVSAGRVFKLMDELGEDVTDGEMPRYKGNVVFEDVSFAYKKDFVLRDISLTARSGETVALVGHTGSGKSSIINLLFRFYDPQRGSISIDGQKTTDIPKQWLRKHMGIVLQDPYLFTGTIASNVSLGDKSIKREKVEWALREVGADRLLAHLPQGFDEPVVEKGSTLSAGQRQLISFARALAFDPAILILDEATSNIDTETESLIQQALEVLKKGRTTFIIAHRLSTIRSADQILVLHRGEIVERGSHDELMALGGRYYRMYQLQVGSAAQSTDTAQASKPDPAVKVPAAMQSAHSQS